The genomic DNA ATTAGAAATACTTGTGCAGATTAAGAACATATTTGAGAAAGAATCAaaaagctcagtctttacttaatcaCTGTAAGCTGTCAAATGTTCAATGCACAAGTGTTGTATCAACTTttgtattgttttattttcattctttaacttggaGTTAGttttgttaacaggcatgaatttgtgataaacaatcttctcacaaattgggggagattgttatgcaagacatgcctgtatcataacaagactaagtcatattgacaaccctaagattagttgtattgtaaccttaatatgtaatttatacttgtaacacttaatgtctgtaaaatgtaaatggagcagactggagcatttttctctaaacagtgtcaagcctaagaattctatctggaagaagatcaagaaggtcgtgcctcagaagaattatgaagaagcttggagttgaataattctgtttggtgaaaaacctatcgagaattagtgttatagagaagtcattcgagaactcagaaagacctatcgagaactcaggaaatgctattggagatatcgataagtcagatacttattcgagaactcagagatatcgacaagtgtacattcattagagaactctgagttatcgataagccaaatttcattagagaactccgagttatcgataaaccaaaattcactagagaactcagagttgtcgataagtcaagtcaacaatgaagtttcagagatatcgacaagccaacatgcctatcgagatgtcgagttctctacagcttaattggagatctcgaagtgaagaaatttctctaagtacaaaattgcagaacagtttaatatccaatgttgcaaatcaacaaacaattcacatagctggattgacaagtctacaaaaagcagcttgagagatgtgcaagatcaatgacaaagattaactgacagaggagattaaagtaatcacgggatgctaaagatatgctaagccagaaatggaagatttgtttttctataaatagaaatgacaagtgacagtttagaaaagctaatagcatgtttattatccactgtgtaaaccagcatttaattgagttataaagttaacattgatcctctagttaagtagaacaatcaagatagaaaatctagtattctctctcaagaaagaagctaaattctaaaacaagaacttagagattttgtagcaaaacactgcttgatttttaatataaaattaagtgagttttgaaaatctttgttctacatatttgcattgttatttatgtttaacatctactccacaaaatcattgataacaatcAACTGCTAAACTCAGAGCAAAaccaaaaagtaaacatttaagctaaaacacattcacccctccccccctctgtgttgtattcatatctaacattTAGTAACCTATGTGAAGAGGTGGGTATGAACTAAATCAAACTCTTGGGTAtcattttcattattttctttagtctttttttttttaattaaagtATAATTCTTTTTTTAGCTCTAATTTTAATATTGATGAATAAAAAATGTGaatgtatattttatttgcaaatgtttttaaaaaaataatagtATATTTGTAAAAATATCTTTAGCCTtaggtatttttcaaaaaaattatatttttagccTTACTAATTCTGATTAAATCAAGTGATCGTGTATAATTTCagattttaatattaaaataataaattaacataaaaaatatttaaatatcttTTGATTCTTAATTCCAATTAGTTTATCAACTAGATACTTTCCCATCCTATTTTTGAACCAAACAGGTGATATCAAGTATCAAGTTTACCCACGATAAAACTTCCTTCAATCCAAGAGCTTCTACCTCTCTCGGGCTATACAGTGCCTGCAACTTCTAATTTTTTGCCCGTATAAACTCCCCATGGCTATCTCGGATAACACAACCAATTCCAGTGCTGTTCCACTCCCTAACAGTGCAGCATCCGTGTTTACTTTGATCCATCCCTGCTGTGGTCGACTCCATTTACTCGAAGTACCAGCTATGTTTACTTTCTGGGTGTTACCATCTAACAATCTCTGTTTCCATGCATGCAGCATGTTCATTGCCGTAGCTTGGACACCAAACTCTGAGATTCTTACTTTGTCCCATACCCATTTGTTCCCGCACCTCCAGAGATTCCAACATACCATCAGAATTAAAGCAAAAGTCTCTCGTGAACAATTCTCCGCAAATTGATGGATTATATCTTCTACATGCCCCTCATATCCCACTGCACGAACTTCTAGCAATCCTACATGAGCTCACACTGATCTTGTAAAGATACAATCGAATAGTACGTGAGTTGCATCCTCATCCTTTACTAAGCACCATGAGCATTTAGTATTGATAGGAACACGCTTCATAACCAAATTTATTGCAGTTGGCAGACATCCCCGACACACCCGCCAAGCGAAATTAATCACCTTACCTGGTAATTCCAATTTCAAACGCTGTGTATTTGAGACGGACGCACATGAGCTTGTGGAAGAATGCAAATGGGTTCAAGGAGATAGTTACTTTCACTTAATCGTATTAGATTGTATTGAGTTGTTTAAGCACTACGATGATGTTCTAGTAGAGTATGTGCCAAGGTCTGCGAATGTAGTGGCTCATGAATTAGCAAGGGCTACACATTTTATGTCAGATATTCATGAGTGGGTAGGTACCCCTCCTGATTATATTTGTGATGCTTTGATTATTGATTCAATTGAATACAAGCAAGTACTTTTTCCTTCAAAAAAAAAAGTATCAAGTTCCAAACCCATACCAGTTTAACCCGATTCCTGATTCCAACCCGATATCACCCAACGAACCAAATGACCCCTAATAGTACTGGGTCACTATTAATCTGCAATGAAAGGGCTAAGAGCTAAACATTTTGTTCCTGATAGCCAATTTTAATTGCTCAGCAATGGAGTGCACTGAATTATGGGAACAATCATGTTTTCTACCATTACGCTCTTTCCACAGAAAATAAATTACAGCTGCAAAAAAAACAACCGCGggatattatttatcatattacTTGGAGCAGATCCCAAATAGCGAACCAAGGAATGCCAATCAAAATCACACGGCAAAAGAGTGGATTTTAACACCTGTGCAGAAATGCACAAGAGAAAGAAAAGATGTGAATGCCTTTCATCCGCTGCACTGCATAAGATACATCTTTGATCAAGAGCAAAACCAAAACGAGCAAGCCTATCCAAGGTAGTTAAACGACCTTGAAGAGCTAACCACGCAATGAAAGAAAATATCGGGACATGAAGCTTATGCCAGGGGATTAAGTACCAGTCCACTGCAGGGGCAGTGCTAGAGGCCAAAGAATGTCAAATAGAAGCAATAGTAACAGGGAGATGTCCGCTCCAAGTTAAGGAATCACTTCTATTATTTCTGATAACACCATGCTGGAATTTAAAAGACCTCAAATCCAAAGTACCACATACGCATACTGAGGATCTTGACACACCTATAATGATGAGAGCCAGCTCTCATGGTCCAAAAATTTCTATATCTGCAGATACTTCCTTTGGAATAGTTATTCAAACTGAATAACACACCCAAGCTGGAATAAAATGGATGCATAATTCTATTGAAACAGGCCTTGAAGACCCGAGCCCCCCAAAGCTTTAGACTTATAGCAGTTCGCCCAAGAAATTTTGTGAGAGCAAGAAGAATCCTTACCAGACCATAGAAACCTTGCAAGAGTAGACTGAATCTTTTTAAGAACAGACTTAGgcaaaaataattaaatttcccAATAGCTTTGAATAAATAATAACACAGATTTGATCAAGAGAAGTCTCCCAGAAAATGAGAGAAATCGGGTAGTCCATAGAAAAATTCTATAGCAAATTATTGTTGACCAGCTGAACACAATCAGCATTTGTGTGAGTTTTGAAGTGATCAAGGGCCATTCCAGAAAAGTACAAGTAAGCTCGCCACATTGGTACCCGAACTTTTCAAGCACTGTGTGAACAGCTTCAATCTGAACATTATAAAAGTAACAAGAGGACTTTGTAGGGTTGGCCTTCGGCCCTGAAATTGCAGAGAATTGATTTACCATATCAAGCATACCAGTCATTGAAGCGATATCACCATGACTAAACATTAGAACATCGTCAGTAAAAATAATGTGATTGATCTGAATATATTTTGCTTTCTGGTGAAATTTGAAAGAAGGACCAGCAGCAATTTTCCTCATCAATCGAGTAAAAGCCTCCAATGATATAACAAAAAGGCAAGAGGGGACAGAGGGTCCCCTTGCCTCAGTCCAGATTGACCTTTAAAGTAGCCCTTTACACTCCCATTTAATTTAACAGAAAACATTGGAGAAGTAATGCACTTGGCAATCCAATCTTGAAAACGAGGAGAAAACTCCATACGCTCCAGAAATTGCAAAAGAAAGGACCAGTTCAAGCTGTCAAATGCCTTGTGAATGTCAAGTTTAGTTATACATCTGGATATACCACTGTCAAGATGGTAGCCTTTACATAAATCTTGAGCAGTTAAAATATTATCACCAATTGAGCGAGAGGAAATGGACAAATTCTGCTCTGGAGAAACAAGAGTGTTCATAATGGATTTTAGACGAGAAGAACAGCATCTTAGATATCACCTTATAAGCAACATTGCAACGGGAAATTGGTCAAAAGTCCGAGACCAAGGTAGGATTACTTTTCTTAGGAATAAGAAAGAGCAGTAGCGTTTACCTGTCGAGCTAAGTGCAGAGTGGTAAAATAATGGAAAACAGCTTTAAAGATATCTGACCCCGTCATAGACCAGGTCTCTGAGAAAAAAATCCGCAGAAAATCCATCCAGACCCGGGCTTTTACCTTTCCCTGTATGCTTTAGAGTAATGAGCATATCATTCAAAGTGAAAGGCTCCAGAAGAGTGTACTGCTGCTCATTATTCAAGGTTGGCAGATCAATATCAGATGGAAATTCGAGGACTTCTGAATCTGAACCAAGAATGTCCTGGTAATATCTCAAAAAACAATCAACGATGCTCTGGTGATCATGGAGAAGAATGCCATGATCCTGAATTGCAAGAATTTTAGTGACATTCCACCTATTCTTACCATGGTTAAAGAAAAACTTTGAGTTGCTATCTCCCTTATCTAACCACTGAACTCGAGATTTTTGCTTAAAGAAAGATCATTCATTCGCGAGAGCTTTAACAAACTCATCTTTAAGTTGCTTTTATGTGATGCTCTGCTACAGAAAAGGATGAAGACCCATGTTTTGCTGAAAGTCAAGCAATGTCTGCCGAGACTCAGTAACTCTTGTTGGAAATGACCTATCAAATAGTTTAAACGAACCAAATCAATCTTTACTTTCCTCATTTTAGTAGTGAGACAGAATTGAGGGTCACCATGACAAGGTTCAGACCAGGCTGCTTGCACTGTACTCATAAAGTCCGGATGCTCCATCACATGAGAAAAAATCTGGAAAGGTTTTCTTAAGTGTTGACGAGGTAACCCCAGGTTTATACAAACAGGAGAGTGATCTGGAAGACCAAGAGCAGGAAATGAAGCCAGAGATAACGGAAATCGCTGAATCCACAGATTGTTTACAAGGGCACGATCCAACTTCCTATGAATTGGATTTTCAAGGCAAGAGTTCCAACAAGTGAAGCTATTACCAAATCCTCGAAGATCAGTTAACTCCAAGTGATGAACACAGGATTTAAATTCCTCCATATCAGAATGCCATGTTGCAAAACCACCCGAGTTTTCTTCAAGACTTAAAATTGCATTAAAGTCTCCACAACCAAGGATCAGTACTACTGTGATTATACTGCATAAGGTCAGACCAAAGAGCACGTCTGCCATTTATTCCATTAAAGCATAGataaaagaaacaaaaaaagagCATTGAGACGAGACATTCGTGAGAAAACAAGTAATTATTTGAGCAGCGGatggaataacattattattccAAAAATTGGGATTCCACCCAAAACAAATACAGCTATTAGGATGAGCAAAATAATTAAAAACCCAAGTCCGATTAGCTGCTAAAGAAGAAGAAATAGTATCAACATTGTTCTCCTTCACACGAGTCTCTAACAAAGCAATAAAGGTACATCACATAACATAACATATCAGCAGCACAGCATATCAATGGTACAGCAACTGCAGCATTTTTCAGCCTCTTCTTGAAGATTGCCAAGAGATGCTCAGCATTTTGGTCTAGTTCTTAGaaattgtgtaattatttttttagttGCTGCTGGTTAAAAAATTAAGATTTGAAAAATCTATAACAAATTAATTTAGTATCGTTTAGTAATTTAAATACagtgatttttttaataaatatagATTACAAAAATATAGGCTTGGTGATTGGTATTTGAGTAACAAATATGGTAAATTCCTACATATTTGAAAAAGAAAACGGCTTACTTGGGAGACTCTTTAATCCTATCACGTATACTTCCATCAGAATAATAAACTTAAAACTAAATTAGAAATTATATAGAGATAAATGAAAGATAATTAAAATAACATGGTAATAATCTCACTGGTTAAGTCTATAGATATTGAGAAGTGAAGTAGAGTCAGTGGGCCAACTTCAAGTAGCTTAAACATGTTTCTACGAAAATAGTTTAGTTAATTGAGACAACTTCTCCTCTTTTAAACTACCGGAGTAAAATGGGAATTCTGTATTCTCGAACGTAGGAAATATTGTTTCTCTCACAAGTCTTCCATCCCGATCAAACGCAAAGATTGGTAGATAATGCTCTAAACAATTATAATGGAAGTCTTTGAAAAAATAGGAGCCTAGATCATGTTTTAACTCATTTCCCAGTGATACCAACCAACTTGTAGCTCCAAGGTTGTTGGGAAGGGATATCAACCAAGGCGTGTCTCCAAGAGGTTCTGCCCAATTAGGCATGTCTCCGAGTGATTTACTGGTGTAATTTTGTAGTTCAGGTATAAATATGCGGATCACTTCAAACTCATCATCGCTACCCACTGTCTGAAGATAACATCTTTTCAACATCGTTAGGAACTTGGTGTTTGGGGAGGAGTACTTGCCAAAATTATTTTCAACACGGGAACCTTTGCTATTAGCATATTGCACAACAAAACTTTCAAGAATAAGCATGACTCTCTTCCCGGAAAGTTGAGAAAAAGAAACCTTAAAGTCAAATTGACAAGTTAGTATgcaaataaaattttaaaaataatatagtAACAAGCTGGTAATTGTTGGTTTCAAGGGAAAATAATTTTATGAAGGTATGAATCTGTAAAAAAAACTGAAAAATTTGTTTTAAATTGTAGAAAGATAGAAAAAAATCTGACCTTAGACCCATTGTTCCTTCTAAACACAATTCTTGGATCCCATAGCATATTCAGCTTCAACTCCTTCAATTTTTCAGCATCTAACTCTGCAGCCTCTTCCCGGGTAAATGGGTATGTTGAAATATTATTATACCAGAACAAAATATCACCACCATATGTCTCGATGAATTCCCCACGGGGACCAATAATTACAAGCTTAGATTCACATTCAATCATTGTTGGCAACTTCAAAACCTCTCTGAACCTTTTATAGGTCTTTTCTCCATATGGTAATGCCAACCAAGGCATCGTGTTAAACTTTTCCCAATATGATTCTTCTCTATCCCATTCTTCGTATTGCGACTCTCTGATGTAAACAAGCACAACCTCAAAAATTTTCTTGACTTTCTTCAATTCTTCATAAAATGACTTAAGTGTTTCAGTTAGAGAATCATAGTTGTCAACATTGTAAAAATATAGAGCTACAACCTTGTCTTCCAAAGTGTGAATAGGCACCTGTTAATACAAGTACATGACAACTGATAAGTTTGTATTTGATTTGAAAACTTTTTAGGTTCTTTTTATACTGGAATGTAAGAAGATAGAATGTAAAGAACATAAATGAATGTCCCTACGTATTTTCATGCCCCTGCATACATTAAcctaaaagataaatatttattATGGATTACAATAGAAAAACAAATTATAACATTGGAGTATGTATTTCATAACATCAACTATGCATGGTCATTCTTTTAGGAactttgttatattataatatttacaGCATATTTTGATCAAATCTAAATATGTGGGAACTATGAATATTTGACATCGAGGCTTAAATGTTTAATGCAACTGAATGTGTCTCCGTCCATACTAACTTCACAAACGAAATACATATCTACATTACCAAAGATTGAAACTAATAATTATTTACTTATAAAACCATGAAATATGTTCTTATTAGTATTACAATAGAAGAAGCAATGAGGTTTATAAAAGGACAAATATATGATAAAGAGCCTATTTGCGAAATCTCTTTAGAGAATTTCTTCAACAAAACAGTAGAATGATCCAACTACCCAAGTCACCCACTTAGTTTACCTTCATGACATTAAACTAGAAAAACAGATTATCTTATAGTATCTAAAGACCATTTCAATTATCTCACAAACAATACATTAACGCACTAAACGTTAGAATTATACCTTATCCCCTTTATTTGAAATGACATAATCACGCTGGGGAGAGGATAATAGTGTTTTCAAGGAGATAAGCTTAGCAGCTGCGGCCTCTTCTTCCCGTAAAATTTCTATTCTTTCATCACTAAAAGGATAGCCTAAGGctccaaaattttcaaaaatgtCCCAGGCATGACATTGCAAAACCATTCCCTTCGGGTCAACTACAAACATGGTAGGTGAAGGATATCCATAATTAGTTACACCAAAGCTACTTTGAATATGTTTTCTGGATACCTTATCTGAATATGGGATAGCAGTCCATGGCATGCAAGAAAAGTAATCTTCAAAAAGCTTCCAATGTGGTTTATACCAATCTTCATAATCATCAGAATGATCATACGCAACCATAACGACCTCAAAATTATTGACTGACTTAAGATCGTTGTATATGTCCTTCAACAATGAGGGGTACGCATGTCCATACAGTGAACAGTTAATACATAATGGTAGAAGGTATATACCAATAACCTTGCCTTCCAAATGGTCCGCCTTGACCTATAAAATAAGTAAGAGAATATCAGCAATGCACAAATATACTTGCCTTTCTGACTAGCCTGGTTCCTAATTCCAG from Apium graveolens cultivar Ventura chromosome 5, ASM990537v1, whole genome shotgun sequence includes the following:
- the LOC141725070 gene encoding putative nucleoredoxin 1, yielding MRTQAYFFHRLVIIHSGVVDGYSRGMITRTFLRKPTNIYYYTSTSTSTSTSTSTVSTSLISSRAFHITSYSYPVLQFSGYTEKKKYHTEVETNGRNYANMGEDVIRSISKGDIINLNDFLFTKDRDYLVKSNNENVKADHLEGKVIGIYLLPLCINCSLYGHAYPSLLKDIYNDLKSVNNFEVVMVAYDHSDDYEDWYKPHWKLFEDYFSCMPWTAIPYSDKVSRKHIQSSFGVTNYGYPSPTMFVVDPKGMVLQCHAWDIFENFGALGYPFSDERIEILREEEAAAAKLISLKTLLSSPQRDYVISNKGDKVPIHTLEDKVVALYFYNVDNYDSLTETLKSFYEELKKVKKIFEVVLVYIRESQYEEWDREESYWEKFNTMPWLALPYGEKTYKRFREVLKLPTMIECESKLVIIGPRGEFIETYGGDILFWYNNISTYPFTREEAAELDAEKLKELKLNMLWDPRIVFRRNNGSKVSFSQLSGKRVMLILESFVVQYANSKGSRVENNFGKYSSPNTKFLTMLKRCYLQTVGSDDEFEVIRIFIPELQNYTSKSLGDMPNWAEPLGDTPWLISLPNNLGATSWLVSLGNELKHDLGSYFFKDFHYNCLEHYLPIFAFDRDGRLVRETIFPTFENTEFPFYSGSLKEEKLSQLTKLFS